One genomic segment of Pseudomonas chlororaphis subsp. aurantiaca includes these proteins:
- a CDS encoding polyamine ABC transporter substrate-binding protein: protein MIRKKPALSLCVPLLLVASFSQAAETVKIYNWSSYIAPDTLKNFQKETGIGFSYDVYDSNETLDGKLMTGRSGYDVVFPSNHFMARQIEGGALKKLDKSQLPNWKNLNPVLLEALQTNDPGNEHGFPYLWGSTGIGYNVAKVKAVLGDNAPVDSWDLIFKPEYMQKLQKCGVAILDNGPELLPAALNYLGLPHHSKNPEDYKKAEALLLKIRPYVAYFHSSKYTGDLANGDICVAVGFSGDVLQADSRAKEARNGVEIGYAIPKEGAPIWFDMVAMPNDAPDEKAGYAYMNYLLRPEVMAEITNHVHYANGNDQADSLVDPAIKSDTKVYPSPDMMGKLFALEAMPLNIDRIRTRVWNKIRTGS from the coding sequence ATGATCCGTAAAAAACCGGCTTTATCGCTGTGCGTGCCGTTGCTGCTGGTTGCTTCCTTCAGCCAGGCGGCCGAGACCGTGAAGATCTACAACTGGTCGAGCTACATCGCCCCGGACACCCTGAAGAACTTCCAGAAGGAAACCGGCATCGGTTTCAGCTACGACGTCTATGACAGCAACGAAACCCTGGACGGCAAGCTGATGACCGGTCGCTCCGGTTATGACGTGGTGTTTCCCTCCAACCACTTCATGGCCCGGCAGATCGAGGGCGGGGCGCTGAAGAAGCTCGACAAGAGCCAGTTGCCGAACTGGAAGAACCTCAACCCGGTGCTGCTCGAGGCCCTGCAGACCAACGATCCGGGCAACGAGCACGGCTTCCCGTACCTCTGGGGCAGCACCGGGATCGGCTACAACGTCGCCAAGGTCAAGGCGGTGCTGGGGGACAACGCGCCGGTGGATTCCTGGGACCTGATCTTCAAGCCCGAATACATGCAGAAGCTGCAGAAGTGCGGGGTGGCGATCCTCGACAACGGCCCCGAACTACTGCCGGCGGCGCTGAACTACCTGGGCCTGCCGCACCACAGCAAGAACCCCGAGGACTACAAGAAGGCCGAAGCGCTGTTGCTGAAGATCCGGCCCTATGTCGCCTACTTCCATTCCTCCAAGTACACCGGCGACCTGGCCAACGGCGATATCTGCGTGGCGGTGGGTTTCTCCGGCGACGTGCTGCAAGCCGATAGCCGGGCCAAGGAAGCCAGGAACGGCGTGGAAATCGGCTATGCGATTCCCAAGGAAGGCGCGCCGATCTGGTTCGACATGGTGGCCATGCCCAACGACGCGCCGGACGAAAAGGCCGGGTATGCCTACATGAACTACCTGCTGCGCCCGGAGGTGATGGCCGAGATCACCAACCATGTGCACTACGCCAATGGCAACGACCAGGCTGACAGCCTGGTCGACCCGGCCATCAAGAGCGACACCAAGGTCTACCCGAGCCCGGACATGATGGGCAAGCTGTTCGCCCTGGAAGCCATGCCGCTGAATATCGACCGGATCCGCACCCGGGTGTGGAACAAGATCCGTACCGGTAGCTGA
- a CDS encoding UvrD-helicase domain-containing protein codes for MPQHTPDLPPELLPLAEMPLLKRLAARFFGHGLSRLRAQHRASWLHGQADGFRSGHTAGVEYGYQEGKAEGLEQGRQVLLIRDSRSTEHPAPGVDDHLFDDWRLPLSAELKKRIKADVGRLLPAHAQPSSAQWKMIFSETPSTSVIAGAGAGKSTSLVLRILLLNHYLGFELDSMTVVTFTRESRKDFINKLMEVFALWGRPLGLKEARELVRTFHSRILPMVRSLPGFERLQAFENLSDRPAAGDLEVDSNPFDLRINDAQRKHLNACYHALHRRDGRFREAIKPLLRHALQLKELERDHPDVQKRMAVTELAAKRDEELCDTLEDLWFRAGAWPIKGIEPNRQTVEINGSQFHCHGYIAELDAWVVLGFDPRENPQLSRPGSKLSVRAEWAVKRTLFQAFCRKPMIWLDSYESAKRVLSSLAGDATAGPGFDYKVKGELASAPLLDCFVAAAGFIENLGLDVSVAVGQMVFPQDDPDRYFFEALSLFWRALDDHLLDQSPPIMSYNRMFSLFGENTPENFKLLSDERLRPMSHLMIDEFQDVSPQIVSWICASLREIRSRGPAMHVGRGAQRSSLLCVGDDWQSIYGWRGSSPKYFMEFNKEFPSPATTRVMLSENYRSHQHIIDAAEHIVRAAPAIAGKKAKASGEPKEVLPVNVLDRDDQGLAARLAEHYRNGDSILMLFRKSSDKLLIEEHILQIVNVDSRLPAEDRRLKQLTYHSSKGLQADAVFLLGDCQHLTSSPYKNQVYRMAGLGKDGDSEPYDNAQKDETLRLAYVGITRAVKHCYWYVDSPDTQAANAPKASDRIPQGKPFFADLRA; via the coding sequence GTGCCGCAACACACCCCCGATCTTCCTCCCGAACTCTTGCCCCTGGCCGAAATGCCGCTGCTCAAGCGCTTGGCGGCCAGGTTTTTCGGTCACGGCCTCAGTCGCCTGCGCGCCCAGCATCGCGCGTCCTGGCTGCATGGCCAGGCGGACGGTTTTCGCAGCGGGCACACCGCCGGGGTGGAGTACGGTTACCAGGAGGGCAAGGCCGAAGGCCTGGAGCAGGGCCGTCAGGTACTGCTGATTCGCGACAGCCGCTCCACCGAGCATCCGGCCCCCGGCGTCGACGATCATCTGTTCGATGACTGGCGCCTGCCGCTGAGCGCCGAGCTGAAGAAACGCATCAAGGCCGACGTTGGCCGCCTGCTGCCGGCCCATGCCCAGCCCAGCAGCGCGCAATGGAAGATGATCTTCAGCGAAACCCCGTCGACCTCGGTGATTGCCGGCGCTGGCGCGGGCAAGTCGACCTCCCTGGTCCTGCGCATCCTGCTGCTCAATCATTACCTGGGCTTCGAGCTCGATTCGATGACCGTGGTGACCTTCACCCGCGAGTCGCGCAAGGACTTCATCAACAAGCTGATGGAGGTGTTCGCGCTCTGGGGCCGGCCCCTGGGGCTCAAGGAGGCGCGGGAGCTGGTGCGCACCTTCCACTCGCGCATCCTGCCGATGGTCCGCAGCCTGCCAGGCTTCGAGCGCCTGCAGGCGTTCGAGAACCTCAGCGATCGCCCGGCGGCGGGGGATCTGGAGGTCGACAGCAATCCCTTCGACCTGCGGATCAACGACGCCCAGCGCAAGCACCTGAATGCCTGTTATCACGCCTTGCACCGGCGCGACGGGCGTTTCCGCGAGGCGATCAAGCCGTTGCTGCGCCACGCCCTGCAGCTCAAGGAGCTGGAGCGCGATCACCCGGACGTGCAGAAGCGCATGGCCGTGACCGAACTGGCGGCCAAGCGCGACGAAGAGCTGTGCGACACCCTGGAAGACCTGTGGTTTCGCGCCGGGGCCTGGCCGATCAAGGGCATCGAGCCGAACCGGCAGACGGTGGAGATCAACGGCTCGCAGTTCCATTGCCATGGCTACATCGCCGAACTGGATGCCTGGGTGGTGCTGGGGTTCGACCCTCGGGAAAACCCGCAGCTGAGTCGCCCCGGATCGAAGCTCTCGGTGCGCGCGGAGTGGGCGGTAAAGCGCACCCTGTTTCAAGCTTTTTGTCGTAAGCCTATGATTTGGCTGGATAGTTATGAGTCGGCAAAGCGGGTTTTGTCGTCCCTGGCCGGCGACGCCACTGCCGGGCCGGGCTTCGATTACAAGGTCAAGGGCGAGCTGGCTTCGGCGCCGCTGCTGGACTGTTTTGTCGCCGCGGCCGGGTTTATCGAGAACCTCGGGCTGGATGTATCGGTGGCCGTGGGCCAGATGGTTTTCCCCCAGGACGACCCGGATCGCTACTTCTTCGAGGCTCTGAGCCTGTTCTGGCGGGCGCTGGACGACCATCTGCTCGACCAGTCGCCGCCGATCATGAGCTACAACCGTATGTTCTCGCTGTTCGGCGAGAACACCCCGGAGAACTTCAAGCTGCTTAGCGATGAGCGGCTGCGGCCGATGTCGCACCTGATGATCGACGAATTCCAGGACGTCTCGCCGCAGATCGTCTCGTGGATTTGCGCCAGCCTGCGCGAGATCCGCAGTCGCGGCCCGGCAATGCATGTCGGGCGTGGGGCGCAGCGCTCGTCGTTGCTCTGTGTGGGGGACGACTGGCAGTCGATCTACGGCTGGCGCGGCAGTTCGCCGAAGTACTTCATGGAGTTCAACAAGGAATTCCCGTCGCCGGCTACCACCCGGGTGATGCTCAGCGAGAACTATCGCAGCCATCAGCACATCATCGACGCGGCGGAACATATCGTCCGCGCGGCACCGGCGATTGCCGGGAAGAAGGCCAAGGCCAGCGGCGAGCCCAAGGAAGTGTTGCCGGTGAATGTGCTGGACCGCGATGACCAGGGGCTGGCGGCGCGGCTGGCGGAGCACTATCGCAATGGCGATTCGATTTTGATGTTATTTCGAAAAAGTAGCGATAAGTTATTGATTGAAGAACATATTTTACAAATAGTTAATGTTGATTCTAGGTTGCCGGCCGAGGATCGACGCCTCAAGCAACTGACCTACCACAGTTCCAAGGGCTTGCAGGCGGATGCGGTTTTCTTGCTCGGTGACTGCCAGCACCTGACCAGTTCGCCCTACAAGAACCAGGTCTATCGCATGGCCGGGCTGGGCAAGGATGGCGACAGCGAGCCCTACGACAATGCGCAGAAGGACGAGACCTTGCGTCTGGCGTATGTCGGCATCACCCGGGCGGTAAAACATTGCTACTGGTATGTGGACAGCCCGGACACCCAGGCGGCCAATGCGCCCAAGGCGTCGGACCGGATTCCCCAGGGCAAGCCGTTCTTCGCCGACCTGCGGGCATGA
- a CDS encoding DUF1652 domain-containing protein encodes MNRVSASKVTFPNACQLMRWHFHPMGFEASMDAPGSMIARLFDRASGETMIAIAGIPCATVMNAADVERIIEAVEDELEAFMPPLALKA; translated from the coding sequence ATGAATAGAGTCTCCGCCAGCAAAGTCACCTTTCCCAACGCCTGCCAGCTGATGCGCTGGCATTTTCACCCCATGGGCTTCGAGGCCAGCATGGATGCACCCGGCAGCATGATCGCCCGGCTCTTCGATCGTGCCAGCGGCGAGACCATGATCGCCATTGCCGGCATCCCCTGCGCCACCGTGATGAATGCCGCCGATGTCGAGCGAATAATCGAGGCGGTGGAAGACGAGCTGGAGGCCTTCATGCCGCCACTCGCCTTGAAAGCCTAG
- a CDS encoding cupin domain-containing protein → MSITQFKNTAHATLEQSTPVAVPLGNPVAVTSVTCVERNDGVETGIWECTPGRWRRQIVAQEFCHFILGRCTFTPDNGEPLLIEAGDALMLPANSTGTWDIQETVRKTYVLIF, encoded by the coding sequence ATGAGCATCACTCAATTCAAGAACACCGCCCACGCCACCCTGGAGCAATCGACTCCGGTGGCCGTGCCCCTGGGCAACCCGGTCGCCGTGACTTCGGTGACCTGTGTCGAGCGCAACGACGGCGTCGAAACCGGCATCTGGGAGTGCACGCCCGGGCGCTGGCGGCGGCAGATCGTCGCCCAGGAGTTCTGCCATTTCATCCTGGGGCGTTGCACCTTCACCCCGGACAACGGCGAACCCCTGCTTATAGAAGCCGGCGATGCACTGATGTTGCCGGCCAACAGCACCGGGACCTGGGACATCCAGGAAACCGTGCGCAAGACCTACGTGTTGATTTTCTGA
- the pgm gene encoding phosphoglucomutase (alpha-D-glucose-1,6-bisphosphate-dependent), translating to MTLSPFAGKPAPTELLVDLPRLVTAYYTGQPDAAISTQRVAFGTSGHRGSSFDLSFNEWHVLAISQAICLYRQSQGIDGPLFVGIDTHALSTPAGASALEVLAANGVTVMIAAGDEYTPTPAVSHAILCYNRGRTSGLADGIVITPSHNPPQSGGYKYNPTNGGPADTHITKWIEAKANELLANKLAGVKRISYEQALKADTTHRHDYVNSYVADLINVIDLDAIRNAKLRLGVDPLGGAGVRYWSAIAEHYRLDLDVVNKEVDATFRFMSVDWDGQIRMDPSSSYAMQGLIGLKDRFDVAFGCDPDHDRHGIVTPTGGLLAPNNYLAVAIDYLFQNRPQWRADAAVGKTVVSSGLIDRVTARLGRRLYEVPVGFKWFADGLFDGSLGFGGEESAGASFLRKDGGVWSTDKDGLIPALLAAEMTARTGRDPNQAYRALCDELGEPFSVRVDAKANPQQKALLSKLSPQQVTSTQLAGESIRKILSHAPGNDQAIGGLKVMTENGWFAARPSGTEDIYKIYAESFIGDDHLKQLVQEAQTLVDGAISG from the coding sequence ATGACACTCAGTCCTTTTGCGGGCAAACCGGCACCGACAGAATTGCTGGTCGATCTTCCGCGACTGGTAACGGCCTACTACACCGGCCAGCCCGATGCCGCCATCTCTACCCAGCGGGTCGCCTTCGGCACCTCGGGGCACCGTGGCAGCTCGTTCGATCTGAGTTTCAACGAATGGCACGTCCTGGCCATCAGCCAGGCGATCTGCCTGTATCGCCAGTCCCAGGGCATCGATGGCCCGCTGTTTGTCGGCATCGACACTCACGCGCTGTCCACCCCGGCTGGCGCCAGCGCCCTGGAAGTGCTGGCCGCCAACGGCGTGACCGTGATGATTGCCGCGGGCGACGAGTACACCCCGACACCGGCGGTGTCCCACGCGATTCTCTGCTACAACCGTGGTCGCACCAGCGGCCTGGCCGACGGCATCGTGATCACCCCGTCGCACAACCCGCCACAAAGCGGTGGCTACAAGTACAACCCTACCAACGGCGGTCCGGCCGACACCCATATCACCAAGTGGATCGAAGCCAAGGCCAACGAACTGTTGGCCAACAAGCTGGCCGGTGTGAAGCGCATCAGCTACGAGCAGGCGCTGAAAGCCGACACTACCCATCGTCATGACTACGTCAACAGCTACGTCGCCGACCTGATCAACGTCATCGACCTGGACGCCATCCGCAACGCCAAGCTGCGCCTGGGCGTCGATCCGCTGGGCGGAGCGGGGGTGCGCTACTGGTCGGCGATTGCCGAGCACTATCGCCTCGACCTGGATGTGGTCAACAAGGAAGTCGATGCGACCTTCCGTTTCATGTCCGTCGACTGGGATGGGCAGATCCGCATGGACCCGTCGTCCAGCTATGCGATGCAAGGCCTGATTGGTCTGAAGGATCGTTTCGACGTGGCCTTTGGCTGCGACCCGGACCACGACCGCCATGGCATCGTGACCCCGACTGGCGGCCTGCTGGCGCCGAACAATTACCTGGCGGTGGCCATCGACTACCTGTTCCAGAACCGCCCGCAATGGCGCGCCGACGCGGCCGTGGGCAAGACCGTGGTCAGCAGTGGCCTGATCGACCGCGTGACTGCGCGTCTGGGCCGCCGTCTGTACGAAGTGCCGGTGGGCTTCAAGTGGTTCGCCGACGGCCTGTTCGACGGCTCCCTGGGTTTTGGCGGTGAAGAAAGCGCCGGCGCTTCGTTCCTGCGCAAGGACGGCGGCGTCTGGAGCACCGACAAGGACGGCCTGATCCCGGCCTTGCTGGCCGCGGAAATGACCGCTCGCACCGGTCGCGACCCGAACCAGGCCTACCGCGCCTTGTGCGACGAGTTGGGCGAGCCGTTCTCGGTGCGCGTCGATGCCAAGGCCAACCCGCAGCAGAAAGCGCTGCTGAGCAAGCTGTCGCCGCAGCAGGTGACCTCGACCCAGCTGGCCGGCGAAAGCATCCGGAAGATCCTCAGTCATGCGCCGGGCAACGATCAGGCGATCGGCGGCCTCAAGGTCATGACCGAGAACGGCTGGTTCGCCGCGCGTCCATCGGGCACCGAAGACATCTACAAGATCTACGCCGAGAGCTTTATCGGCGACGATCACCTGAAGCAGCTGGTGCAGGAAGCGCAGACCCTGGTGGACGGCGCGATCAGCGGCTGA
- a CDS encoding zinc-dependent alcohol dehydrogenase family protein yields the protein MSRTIRFHKFGPAEVLKCEEHAAALPAPGEVQVRVEAIGISWYDVLWRQNLASSHARLPSGLGHEMAGVVTAVGEGVDDLAVGDKVASFPAESPNDYPVYGELIVLPRSALTRYPDVLSPIEAAVHYTPLLVAYFAYVDLARVKPGQFALVTDASHCAGPSFVQLGKALGVRVIAATKTAEEREYLLSLGAEKVIVTEEQDLLMQINKYTDNRGVDVVFDGLGGPQMSMLGDVLAPRGSLVLYGLQGGNQTPFPACAAFQKNIQFFVHCIGNFTGKPELGIIQDQVALQRALRDINQLTADRVLLPLKTRVFPFNEFVEAHRYMDECPCRERVALQVEPA from the coding sequence ATGTCCCGCACGATCCGTTTTCACAAGTTTGGTCCGGCCGAGGTGCTCAAGTGCGAAGAGCATGCGGCCGCTCTGCCTGCGCCAGGCGAAGTGCAGGTGCGTGTCGAAGCGATCGGCATCAGTTGGTACGACGTGCTCTGGCGCCAGAACCTGGCGTCCTCCCATGCCCGCCTGCCTTCCGGCCTCGGTCATGAGATGGCCGGCGTGGTGACCGCGGTCGGCGAAGGCGTCGACGACCTGGCCGTGGGCGACAAGGTTGCCAGCTTCCCGGCCGAAAGCCCGAACGATTATCCGGTCTACGGCGAGCTGATTGTCCTGCCACGCTCGGCGCTGACCCGCTATCCCGATGTGCTCAGCCCGATCGAAGCCGCGGTGCATTACACGCCGCTGCTGGTGGCCTACTTTGCCTATGTCGACCTGGCGCGGGTCAAGCCCGGGCAGTTTGCCCTGGTCACCGATGCCAGCCACTGCGCCGGTCCGTCCTTTGTCCAGCTGGGCAAGGCACTTGGCGTGCGGGTGATTGCCGCGACCAAGACCGCTGAAGAGCGTGAGTACCTGTTGTCCCTGGGGGCCGAGAAAGTCATCGTCACCGAAGAGCAGGATCTGCTCATGCAGATCAACAAATACACCGACAACCGTGGCGTCGACGTGGTATTCGATGGCCTGGGCGGTCCGCAGATGTCGATGCTCGGCGACGTCCTGGCCCCACGCGGCAGCCTGGTGCTGTACGGCCTGCAAGGCGGCAACCAGACGCCGTTCCCGGCCTGCGCGGCGTTCCAGAAGAACATCCAGTTCTTCGTGCACTGCATCGGCAACTTCACCGGCAAGCCCGAGCTGGGCATCATCCAGGACCAGGTGGCCTTGCAGCGCGCCTTGCGCGACATCAACCAGCTGACGGCGGACCGTGTGCTGCTGCCGCTGAAGACACGGGTCTTCCCATTCAACGAGTTCGTCGAAGCCCACCGCTACATGGATGAATGTCCTTGTCGCGAACGGGTCGCACTGCAGGTCGAACCGGCCTGA
- a CDS encoding pirin family protein, protein MLELRPFKSLGGAHHGWLDAHHHFSFAEYYDPKRMNWGNLRVWNDDVIAPGSGFPQHPHRDMEIITYVREGAITHQDNLGNKGRTEAGDVQVMSAGTGIAHSEYNLEAGATKIFQIWIIPNEAGSAPSWGAKPFPKGQREGFVTLASGKKGDDQSLRIRADARLVAANLKAGESAEYSLDQGRRAYLVPATGVIEVNGLRAAARDGVAVEDERLLRVTALEDSEIVLVDLA, encoded by the coding sequence ATGCTTGAACTCAGACCCTTCAAATCCCTGGGCGGCGCCCATCATGGCTGGTTGGATGCCCACCACCACTTTTCGTTCGCCGAGTACTACGACCCCAAGCGCATGAACTGGGGCAACCTGCGCGTGTGGAACGACGACGTGATCGCCCCCGGCAGCGGTTTCCCGCAGCACCCGCACCGCGACATGGAGATCATCACCTACGTCCGCGAAGGCGCCATCACCCACCAGGACAACCTGGGTAACAAGGGTCGCACCGAGGCTGGCGACGTGCAGGTGATGAGCGCCGGCACCGGGATCGCCCACAGCGAATACAACCTGGAAGCCGGCGCAACCAAGATCTTCCAGATCTGGATCATCCCCAACGAGGCAGGTTCGGCGCCGTCCTGGGGCGCCAAGCCGTTCCCCAAAGGCCAGCGCGAGGGTTTCGTAACCCTGGCCAGCGGCAAGAAAGGCGATGACCAGAGCCTGCGGATCCGTGCCGATGCGCGGCTGGTGGCCGCCAACCTGAAGGCCGGCGAGTCCGCCGAGTACTCGCTGGACCAGGGCCGCCGGGCCTACCTGGTGCCGGCGACCGGGGTGATTGAAGTCAATGGCTTGCGCGCCGCAGCTCGAGACGGTGTCGCGGTCGAAGATGAACGCCTGCTGCGGGTCACCGCCCTCGAGGACAGTGAAATCGTCCTGGTGGACCTGGCTTGA
- a CDS encoding helix-turn-helix domain-containing protein: MSAPDDGPAQTRATGETVLRYHLCWKHRDLDGVMALYHPEIQYNDFFQNRTLGLDELREYVRNSMPRAPDEALEHSDRIRLDGNTAFIQYQVTLRGGQGLVSFRASEAITVRDGLIWRVNEYASLVREAAPSKAGGGARPAVSRLGLSPRQLSFMAEDLQQYFERQQPYLDPELDLQRVAKECGYSRNQISYLLNQVLGQSFYRYVNQARLQHLLAALDQAAPPVRIDELAFAAGFNSLSAFYSCFRQHTGLSPKAYAKQISLRARAQDSP; this comes from the coding sequence ATGTCTGCCCCTGATGATGGCCCGGCGCAAACCCGGGCCACCGGCGAGACAGTGCTGCGCTATCACCTGTGCTGGAAGCACCGCGACCTCGATGGCGTCATGGCGCTGTATCACCCGGAAATCCAGTACAACGACTTTTTCCAGAACCGCACCCTGGGCCTGGACGAACTGCGCGAATACGTACGCAACAGCATGCCGCGCGCGCCCGACGAAGCCCTGGAGCACAGCGACCGCATCCGCCTGGACGGCAATACCGCGTTCATTCAATACCAGGTGACCCTGCGCGGCGGGCAGGGCCTGGTGTCGTTTCGCGCCAGCGAGGCGATCACCGTGCGCGATGGCTTGATCTGGCGCGTCAACGAATACGCTTCCCTGGTGCGCGAGGCGGCGCCGAGCAAGGCCGGTGGCGGCGCGCGGCCAGCGGTCAGCCGCCTGGGCCTGTCGCCGCGCCAACTGAGCTTCATGGCCGAGGACCTGCAGCAGTACTTCGAGCGCCAGCAGCCGTACCTCGACCCGGAGCTGGACCTGCAGCGGGTGGCGAAGGAGTGCGGCTACAGCCGCAACCAGATCTCCTATCTGCTCAACCAGGTGCTGGGGCAGAGTTTCTACCGCTATGTGAACCAGGCACGGCTGCAGCATTTGCTGGCGGCGCTGGACCAGGCCGCGCCGCCGGTGCGCATCGACGAGCTGGCGTTCGCCGCCGGCTTCAACTCGCTGTCGGCGTTCTACAGCTGTTTCCGCCAGCACACCGGCCTGTCGCCCAAGGCGTATGCCAAGCAAATTTCTTTGCGTGCACGCGCGCAAGACAGCCCTTGA
- a CDS encoding SDR family oxidoreductase, whose product MIHDLTGRIALVTGSGQGIGRAIAQVFAAQGAKVLLATRSEASGVETRRLIREAGDSAELLVLDLSTRAAANQAVAATLQAFGGLDLLIHNAGVFPMENLCDLKDETLDTTLAVNLKSCFWLTQAALPALCRAEHPRIVITSSVTGPRTAIPGLSHYAASKAGVNGFIRAAALELAEHRITVNGVEPGLIATQAMANLGDCAALARGIPLKRLGSPQDIAHAMLFLASEQAGYITGQTLIVDGGALLPENTQFT is encoded by the coding sequence ATGATCCATGACTTGACCGGTCGTATCGCCCTGGTCACCGGCTCCGGCCAGGGCATCGGCCGCGCCATCGCGCAAGTCTTCGCCGCCCAGGGCGCCAAGGTACTGCTCGCCACCCGCAGCGAAGCCTCGGGCGTCGAAACCCGGCGTTTGATCCGCGAGGCCGGCGACAGCGCCGAACTGCTGGTGCTGGACCTGAGCACCCGGGCCGCGGCCAACCAGGCGGTGGCCGCCACGCTGCAAGCCTTCGGTGGCCTGGACCTGCTGATCCATAACGCCGGGGTGTTTCCGATGGAGAACCTGTGCGATCTGAAGGACGAAACCCTGGACACGACCCTGGCGGTGAACCTCAAGAGCTGTTTCTGGCTGACCCAGGCGGCGCTGCCGGCGTTATGCCGGGCCGAACACCCGCGCATCGTCATCACCTCTTCGGTGACCGGGCCGCGCACGGCGATTCCCGGGCTGTCCCACTACGCCGCGTCCAAGGCTGGGGTCAACGGTTTTATCCGCGCGGCGGCCCTGGAACTGGCCGAACACCGGATCACCGTCAACGGCGTCGAACCCGGCCTGATCGCCACCCAGGCCATGGCCAACCTTGGCGATTGCGCGGCCCTGGCCAGGGGTATCCCGCTCAAGCGCCTGGGCAGCCCGCAGGACATCGCCCACGCCATGCTGTTCCTCGCGTCCGAACAGGCCGGCTATATCACCGGGCAGACCCTGATCGTCGATGGCGGCGCCCTGCTGCCGGAAAACACCCAGTTCACCTGA
- a CDS encoding NAD(P)/FAD-dependent oxidoreductase gives MPAWRNISLWMDQLDEPLLARPSLEQDLDVDVAIIGAGYTGLWTAYYLKRLAPTLNIAIVEAQTAGFGASGRNGGWLMGNLLGEDRLLAGLSAQQRRASFDLLHGIPDEVASVLEREGIDCDYRKGGVLYCAARYPEQEVTQRRYLDKLYRQGLDERDYRWLSPEQLARQIRVAKAYGGIYAPHCATIQPAKLVRGLARAVERLGVPIYENSPVSHWQSGSLQTARASVRCRWIVPAVEGYSVTLPPLGRYQLPVQSLLVATEPLSAATWDEIGLSQGQAFSESSRQVTYGQRTADNRLVFGARGGYQFAGKLRHDFDLTRSEVELRRYLFSELFPQLNNVRITHSWGGNLGMSRHFRPHMLCDRRHGIALSGGYGGEGVGASNLGGRTLADLILERDSELTRQPWVIPEGGLNALRAWEPEPCRWLGYNAIIRSFVHEDQTLANPATPPWRRRLASRVAGFMEGLMH, from the coding sequence ATGCCAGCGTGGCGCAACATCAGTTTGTGGATGGATCAGCTCGACGAGCCGCTGCTGGCCCGGCCGTCGCTGGAGCAGGACCTGGATGTCGACGTGGCGATCATCGGCGCCGGTTATACCGGGCTGTGGACCGCCTATTACCTCAAGCGCCTGGCGCCGACCCTGAACATCGCCATTGTCGAGGCGCAGACCGCCGGCTTCGGTGCCTCCGGGCGCAACGGCGGCTGGCTGATGGGCAACCTTTTGGGGGAGGACCGGCTGCTGGCCGGGCTCAGCGCGCAGCAGCGCCGCGCGTCCTTCGACCTGCTGCACGGTATTCCCGATGAAGTGGCCAGCGTCCTCGAGCGTGAAGGCATCGACTGCGACTACCGCAAGGGCGGGGTGCTGTACTGCGCCGCGCGTTACCCCGAGCAGGAAGTCACCCAGCGCCGCTACCTGGACAAGCTCTACCGCCAGGGCCTCGACGAGCGCGACTACCGCTGGCTGAGCCCCGAGCAACTGGCCAGGCAGATCCGCGTGGCCAAGGCCTACGGCGGTATCTACGCGCCCCATTGCGCGACCATCCAGCCGGCCAAGCTGGTGCGTGGCCTGGCCCGCGCCGTGGAGCGCCTGGGCGTGCCCATCTACGAAAACAGCCCGGTCAGCCACTGGCAGTCCGGCAGCCTGCAAACCGCCAGGGCCAGCGTGCGTTGTCGCTGGATAGTGCCGGCGGTGGAGGGCTATTCGGTGACCCTACCGCCCCTGGGCCGTTACCAGTTGCCGGTGCAAAGCCTGCTGGTGGCCACCGAGCCCTTGTCGGCCGCGACCTGGGACGAGATCGGCCTGAGCCAGGGCCAGGCATTCAGCGAAAGCAGTCGCCAGGTCACCTACGGCCAGCGCACCGCCGACAACCGCCTGGTGTTCGGCGCCCGCGGCGGCTACCAGTTCGCCGGCAAGCTGCGCCATGACTTCGACCTGACCCGCAGCGAAGTCGAGCTGCGGCGCTACCTGTTCAGCGAGCTTTTCCCGCAGTTGAACAATGTGCGGATCACCCACTCCTGGGGCGGCAACCTGGGCATGTCCCGGCACTTCCGGCCGCACATGCTCTGCGACCGCCGGCACGGCATCGCGCTGTCCGGCGGCTACGGCGGCGAAGGCGTGGGCGCCAGCAACCTGGGCGGGCGGACCCTGGCCGATCTGATCCTCGAGCGCGACAGCGAGCTGACCCGCCAGCCCTGGGTGATCCCCGAGGGCGGCCTTAACGCCTTGCGCGCCTGGGAGCCGGAGCCATGCCGCTGGCTGGGCTACAACGCGATCATTCGCAGCTTCGTCCATGAAGACCAGACCCTGGCCAACCCGGCCACGCCGCCCTGGCGCCGCCGGCTGGCCAGCCGGGTGGCGGGTTTCATGGAAGGGCTGATGCACTGA